The sequence AAAAGAGGTAGGCAACTTGTGGTACCCCGGTAGACACTGTCTGTCCCACGTACCAGCTCATTTTCTCCtgctctgcttctctcctttGTTACCTGTCCCTTCACCACGTTCCCTTCTGTacactttctttccctcctctcttccttctctcttgcttATGCCGTAAAATTTGTTGCAACAAGGAGAAAAGTTGCTTAGCTTTGTTGGTAGTTTTCAAGGCTGAATGTCCAATTTAAAGTCATTATCatcatagctaacatttatcaagaGCTTACTGTGTACTGACAGACTCGAGGgattcacatgcattatctcattttgaTACTCACCAAAGTCCTTTAAGGAAGCCTTTATCCCtgttttaaagaagaggaaactgagacaagtACCTTGCCCTAGTTGGTCAATGGCAGGTCTGGTACCTAAACTGCAGTCCAAGCTCTTAGCCACTGCTCTACATTGCTCTCTTGAGCCAGATAGAAGACTTTTTACAGTTCAGACTTTATTACTGCTTCTAACAGATCCTGAAGCTGGGAAGCACTCAAAGGAAAGAGCATGGAATAGTGCAAAGAAACCCAGTCTGTCTGTATATCGGAGGTAGCTCCTTAACCATTAGGAATCTTACTGAACTCATCAGTAAGGTGAAAATGTTAGCCTTTTTTACCCCCAGACAGTTGGTGTGGGAACTCTGAAGGAGAGAGTCAGcaagagaggctgagagatcaggAGCACAGAGGAAGGCTAGTTGGCTGCCTCATGGGATTGCATTTACCTCATCAGGGCGCCAGATTCCACAGTCCCATCCTCTTTGCTGACATATTCATTCACAGAGGTCATATGAGTTTTTAGGGACCAGAGTGCTCATGTCCTCTATTTAgtatgctttcctttctttttcagaataaCTGGAGAGCTGAATTAATAAATAGGTTTCTTGGGCACATGAAATTAGTCTCAGCAATTGAGCTGAAGCATAACGAGCACACAGAGCCTCTCTGTACTTTTCCGATTCCAGCCTCTCCTATAGTGTAaactcaagagggaagaggggaagcaCTTGAACATATACTGAGCCCCCAGTGCTTGTTTTTTGGTTCCTCTGTTGCCCATTTGCTGGGAGTGCCGTCCGCACAAAGCCTTCAGCTCTCAGCCTCTTTGGGGATCGCCTCACCTGTGAAGAACCGCCTTGCCAGTGACACGCCCATTCCCAAGGTAGTCCATTTCTAGTGACTGATGATTGGAGGGGTGTAAAGGCCTGGCATTTCATCCCAGTTTGGGATGTGTTCTCCCCAGTTTGGTACAACTCTGAAGAGCcattctggctccagagcttCCCATGGGGTTGGCTGAAGCTGTGGTCATGTCTGCATCACAGCTCggtttctccctctgcccaactCCCCTCCCTTCCACAGGTGTTGATCTCCGCTTCCCAGGGAATCCAACCCTGCAGCCCAAGCATATTTCACTATAACAGCACCCAGAGTACTGCTGTAGGGTAAATAAGATGATGTGTGTGAAAGCATTTTGAGAAGTAAACCGAGGTAGTCTACTAGTTTAGTGACGACAaacattggctttttaaaaaatttttatttatttatttttggccatgtcctgtggcatatgggatctcagttccccaaccagggatcgaactcacgccccctgcagtaaaagtgcagagtctcaaccactggaccaccagggaggtcccgaaAAATACTGGCTTTGAACACAGATGAGCCTGAGTTTGATTATGATCTTCTTAGAGTCCTTGGTCAGGTTACGGAATGATTCCaaaactcatttttctcatctgtaaaataaggatgataatACTATTTCATGGGATTGttctggggattaaatgagataatatatgtaaagcacttagtatgGTGCGTGGTACATGTTTAgtattaagtaaaaatatatgtCTGTATGTCTACTCTATTGATATAGTGGTATTTTGACGACTTTGTGTTAATCTTTTATGCATCAGGTTTACTTTCCATGAAATACCAGTTATGTTTTTCTATATGAAGTGTATAGTTATAACAATGTGGCTGAAAGTTCTTTGAGTGCTGCAAAGGAAAATACAGATTCTGGGATTGCACTGTCATTGTCATCTTACCACCCCAATTGTCAGTAAAATCTTTTAACCCTGACCCCATTATACATGGCCACTCTTCAGTATCGGCATATGCACTCGCTTTGTCTCTATAGCAGCATTATTATATTATCACCATTACCTATTCCCATAGTAATGTGATCCTTATTGTTCCTTGGACAATGAAAAGTAATCAATACACAGTGTTTCATTTCCTGGGGGCTTTATGTACCTTTTGCAAACAGCTATTTTCAAATACAGTAATGAGATTGTTGGATAATTCTGAAAGGAACAGGAATCAGTATGTGATGTTGCCTTTCCTGAAGACTCCAGGGAATAACCAGAAGTTCCTTTCCGTACCTTTGGAacccaattattattattttttttggccgtgctgtgtggcttgtgggatctcagttccacgaccagggatagaacccaggccacggcagtgaaagcccagaatcctaaccactaagccacccGGGAACTCCCTGAAACCCAATTATTaaccaaaacaacaatgagaacGATCAGTTGATGTTCTCAGGAAAATTTCTTTGTCGATGATACTGCTTTTGTACTTTATAACattatcatgtttttatttttaaaaaatcatgttgcTAATATAACTAAATGTTCTATTTATGGTGAACCTTTCTCTCCAAATGATGACAAGCTTTGCCATTGTTTCACCCATTTACATAGGCAGGACCAGCTGCTGTGTTGGGGAGAACAATCTGGGGAGTTTTAGGTTTAGGTGCCTTCGGGTTTCAGCTGAAAGAAGTGCCTGCCGGGAAACACATTATCACAACTACCCGGTCCCATAACAGCCAGTTGGTTACGGACTGCGTTGCAGCTATGAATCCTGATGATGTGCTGCGGGTGGGAGGAGCAGGAAATAAGGTACCAAAATCCATCCATCATCTACCCTGAAATGCAActgaattattaaaagaaatactgCACTGTTACAAAATGTGAAATAAGAGTTTGGGAGAAGAGATTAAAGATTGTAATTTGCCATTAAAGACACATTTCAgcaacatttcaatttttttttttttttggccgtaccacgcggcatgtgggatcttagttccccaaccagggatcaaacctgtgccccctgcagtggaagcgcggagtcctaactactggaccaccagggaattccctgaattttttttaaatgttgtggttcaagtcttttttatctaagagaattcagtgatAAGCCATTTGGATAAGACCCCGGGCCTCTTGCCAGTCCTCATTTTCTCAAGGATCCTCTTGGATTACTTCCCAGACCTTTCTTCTACAGACTCCAGGATAGGCCTGCCTGCCCCTTTCTGGATACTTACCCCATTCATTCACCTAGGCTCCCATCCTCCTGAGAACATTGTGAATTGGAACACAATTTGATCTCCATCCCTGATCTCTTCTCATCTGATTGCCCCTTGGTTGTCATGATGACATCCATCAGGTATCTCAAATTCGGCATCCCCAGTTGGAACGCATCCTCTTTCTACCTGCCCCCAGATGTGTTCCTCTCCCTACTTCCTATCTGCTTAATGGCACCGCCATTTTTCTAACTGCTCTAGCCAGACATCTGAAAGCCATCCtagcctccttcctgcctcacaTCCTATCAATCTGATCCTACCTATAGATCTTCTTAATTCTTTCCTAATGTCTCATCCATCTCAACTGCCAGTGCCTTAGGTGAAACCTGTCATCATCCCTCAACCAGCCTTTACAGCAGCTTCCAAAATGATCTCCCTCTAAAAGCATTTACTTATAAGAGGATGAAAAATGGAAGTTTAAAAATAgcagtattttgaaaaaaatgtaaaacatttcaaagtaaaaatatattcctGATAGTCACTGAAATATGATTTCTCTTTGCCCCTACTTTTGTAACTACAAAATGCCATTACCTCTTTTATTCCCAAAGAGGTACCATTCCCCATAGGAGCAAAGTCCCCACCCTACACAGCTCCCACCTTTTCTCCTTGCAAAGACCTTGTTCGGCAGTTCTTAACTTTTCTGCATCAAGGACCTCTTTGAGAATCGGACGAAAGCCACAGTCCCTCTTCCCTCAAAAAATATACCTGGCATAGttcttggcacataataagacttgacacagatttcttaaaagaaagagaaagctttTACTCAGAAGTCTGCAGCAAGGGTTAATGGTTTGAACGTGTCATTGAATACAGTAATCCTAAAAAGAATAGCTGGTTACCTTGTGTTCACTGAGGCCCTCCTTATTCTCCCAGGCTGGCCTCTTCATCTCAATATTTGAAGTCTGAATTTTACAGCACTAATTACTTTATAGTATAACCAAAAAATAAGTCAAGCAACTAATGAAAGGCTGATAGCAAGTTACTGCTGAGAGTCATGCGGTTTCTATCGGTgacctcagattttttttttttggctacaccacgcggcatgcgggatcttagttccctgaccagtgatcaaacccgcatcccctgcggtagaagcatggagtcttaaccattggaccaccagggaagtccctcagtgatCTCAGTTTTGTATGAATATTACAGGGCATTAGTAAGATGActgtttgatttgatttttatttatttatttatttatttattggcacACTGTGAAGCTTGCGGGATCtcggttccccaaccagggatcaaacccgcaccccctataggggaagcacggagtcttaaccactggaccgccagggaagtccaagatgactcttttaaaattcatactTTGGTAGCAGAAATAGCAAcagatatgataccaaaacaaAGACTTACGAAACTGCTTTTAGACTAGTCAGCATCACATATCTGTTAGGATTTATTACAACCTATACACTATTGTACTGGTCAATATTTCTGTATCCTTTACATAATAATGGTCAAATTTTTACAAGattaaaaagctttattttttctacaacaaatatatattgcttttactgtaagaagaaaagacagcataaaaaagaaaaccttatttTAACTAACTTAGAATATAGAGACCGTTCAGATATcctccttgtagcttatttgacttcttttttcccATCACATACTACATTATTATGCATGTATTCTATATGTTTCTTCATAATACTCATTTACACCTGCTAAAGGCTTTAACCCAAGTCTGACAGAGGAATTGAAATATACTGATAGAAACAAGCAGTTTCTCTTTATTTGTACCTCACTTATTTCATGGTTGAGGGATAATTATTCTCTTAACGTTACAGATTATCCAGCTGATTGAAGGCAAAGCCTCTGCTTATGTATTTGCAAGTCCTGGATGTAAGAAGTGGGACACCTGTGCTCCAGAAGTCATTTTACATGCTGTGGGAGGTTAGTCCATTTTATTTGGGGGAATTACAGTTTTTATACAGTTTTCGTACTATGCTAGGACATGATATTTCAGTAATGTTACTTTACCTAGACTCTTAGGGTATAAAAGATAGAAGGAAAGTTAGAGGTTATCCAATCTAAGCCTTGCATTTCATAGGTGAGAAAGTAGATTTTCAGTGAATTCATTTTCCTTTAGTTACAGTTTCTCTTTTGGACCTTGATCTACACACAGTTCATTTAATTAAACCCTTATTAATTTATGGCTTTAATGCTTTTAGgggtttttcttcttgaaaagtaaaatattcatcatcatcctcattagTTTCTTTTGAACCAATATTGTATTGGTAAATGTCTCAGTGCTAGCGCTTAAAGATCATAGAGttggaatttttttaatctacctGCAAAAATACTACAGATATATACACAGCAAGATGATTTTTCTAATTCAAATAGACATCAGATcacatctactcttttttttttttttttcggtatgcgggcctctcactgttgtggcctctcccgttgcggagcacaggctccggacatgcaggctcaatggccctggctcacgggcccagccactccgcggcatgtgggatcttcctggaccggggcacgaacccgtgtcccctgcatcggcaggcggactctcaaccactgcgccaccagggaagccctcacatttaCTCTTAAAcacttgacttttattttatcatttctcctGGTACATTATTGTGTCGATATCTCAGCATATTACATGACAAGGAAGTTAAATTCATCACGATCCATTCTCATTAGAATGTTAAATAAGACTGTAATATAACACAGTTATGTTTTATGAACATACTTCACTTAAACTCTTACCAAATAAAATGTTACTAATAAATGgtagaatgaagaaaacactTTTGAAACCGGGAATCGTGGGTGATGGAGTATAACCAATAGGAAACATAATCACtccaggaaaagagaaattaattgATACTGAGAAGTATAAATTGAAAATACtaagtgaaattattttaatcaggcagaaaaaataatgatttagcCTTTAGTTAGTCAAGTTCCTCTGTAGTCTTAAATTGTAAGTGAATTAATACTTAACCTTTGTGGTCATGCATTATCTTCCTTATTTTATCCAGAATTCAATGGATATTATTATATAGGGAAGCAAGAAGCTGTTAGAAATAACTAGAAACATAATGATCCGATCAGCCATTGACATTGTATTGATGTTTTTTCCATAGGCAAGTTAACCGATATCCATGGAAATGCCCTTCAGTATAACAAGGAAGTGAAGCACATGAACTCAGCTGGCGTCCTGGCCACACTGAGGAATTATGACTACTATGCAAGTCGAGTTCCCGAATCTGTTAAAAATGTACTTGTTCCTTGAAGGGAAATCTCGTCGACTCAGCCAGGAGAAGGACTTGCTCCTCAAAAACTAATTGGAGGGAATTTGAGCTCTACCTTTACTTCATTCATTGTTGATCACCGATTTACATTTGGTTACTTAGGAGtagaaaattgaatttttaaacgTCTTGATTAATGAATCAACCAGACCAATTTTGACATCTGGAAAACTTGTAAAGTCAGTATATTTCACAtttcatttttcctccttttatttgGAGCAGTGAAAGTAAAGCTTAGTTCCAACTGGCCATCCTGGTGCACTGTTGAATCAGCATTCCTGTTTTGTAAACCAGATTTCTTTAGGGCACAGAACCACAAGTTATTACCTAAATCTCATTCTTGTCTTTCACAGTAATGTAAAACGTTTTCCTACCCCCATTCtgaatacattaaaatatcattCTATATGTTGATGAAACAGATTTTGAAGAAacatttctttataataaattatttaattctagCTCTCTCTGTTATTCaccagctttttttgtttttaagtagttGGAAACTATGTATTCTCTGCTGTGGGTATTACTTTATCCTTATGACATCGTTATGCAGTTTAACTGTGGAAAGTTAGGTAATTGCTCCTATTCCTTCCAAAGGAAGATTATAATGTATGCTATCAAAATTATTCTGACATTCTGCCTAGGTTTTTATTGTTTAGGACTCTGTCCtctgcttttaaataaatttctctcATTGTATTAAGCAAGTGGTTTAAATTAATCATTCCCAAACCCACTgcatgtcagaatcacctgggaagcttttcaGAAAATACGAATTCACAGGCTCCAGCCAAGCGGTTTTGTCTTAAAATTCCGTGTATTTTAAGACAGCTACTCCAGGGATTCGGTAGTCATTTAAGTGTAACACTCACTAGAGACGGTGTTGGAGTACTGTTTTCACAAGGCACCTACAGGAAGAGGTCTTTGTGGCTTTGACACCATTGGCCCCTCTCCCTCTTGCAACTCTCTTCTCACtgtcctgtttttcttcttccccctAATAGCCACTCCTACTCAGTCTCCTTTCTTGGTTTCTCTTTGTCTCCCTTTCCTTGAATGTCAGTGTTCACCATGATTCTGTCCTAAGTTCTCTCTAGATGATCTAATCCACAAATATGGCTTCACTTAAGGGCCTTTTACCCAGAA comes from Delphinus delphis chromosome 1, mDelDel1.2, whole genome shotgun sequence and encodes:
- the BPNT1 gene encoding 3'(2'),5'-bisphosphate nucleotidase 1 isoform X2, producing the protein MASSHTVLMRLVASAYSIAQKAGTIVRRVIAEGDLGIVEKTCATDLQTKADRLVQMSICSSLARKFPKLTIIGEEDLPPEDVDQELIEDGQWEEILKQPCPSQYSAIKEEDAGPAAVLGRTIWGVLGLGAFGFQLKEVPAGKHIITTTRSHNSQLVTDCVAAMNPDDVLRVGGAGNKIIQLIEGKASAYVFASPGCKKWDTCAPEVILHAVGGKLTDIHGNALQYNKEVKHMNSAGVLATLRNYDYYASRVPESVKNVLVP